In the genome of Terribacillus sp. FSL K6-0262, one region contains:
- a CDS encoding LysE family translocator: MLDIILLGFALAATPGPDFLLMTRNTLAQGKRSGFITLLGNRCSLLIHISFALLGLSMILQQSILLFTGIRLLGACYLIYLGIKRIIHLVRRQKRQQENTTFTITKTHAFRMGFLSNFLNPKVSLFFLSIFPQFASTDQLHNPLLLIICFLLGNSTWYVGALLLIGMKRIRKIVLGFQAYLDAVFGFVFLLYGGKIVWDEVVRKLAFQEGTPVRMH, translated from the coding sequence ATGCTTGATATCATCCTGCTTGGATTTGCTTTGGCTGCAACGCCAGGACCTGATTTCCTGCTTATGACACGGAACACATTGGCACAAGGCAAAAGATCCGGATTCATCACACTGCTCGGCAACCGCTGCAGTCTGCTTATACATATCAGTTTTGCCTTGCTTGGTCTATCGATGATCCTGCAGCAATCCATCCTCCTGTTCACCGGCATCCGGCTTCTCGGTGCCTGTTACCTGATTTATCTCGGAATCAAGAGGATTATCCATCTCGTTCGCAGACAGAAACGACAGCAGGAAAACACGACATTTACAATCACGAAAACACATGCTTTTCGCATGGGATTTTTAAGCAATTTCCTGAATCCGAAGGTCAGCCTGTTCTTCCTCAGTATTTTTCCGCAATTCGCCAGTACCGATCAGCTGCACAATCCATTATTGCTGATCATTTGTTTCTTGCTCGGCAACAGCACTTGGTACGTCGGGGCACTGCTCCTTATCGGCATGAAACGTATCCGTAAGATCGTCCTCGGATTCCAAGCATATTTGGATGCAGTATTCGGTTTTGTCTTCCTCCTATATGGGGGGAAAATTGTGTGGGATGAGGTCGTTCGCAAACTCGCCTTCCAAGAAGGGACTCCAGTCCGCATGCATTGA
- a CDS encoding DUF6320 domain-containing protein, with the protein MAYCPKCGVSVEKDQVPCPLCFTYIPKVLSDEELLDTNGFPKYYSLYENLVSFFIRIIFRVLCVLMILGFLVPSLIDFLLNKAFTWSLYSNLSILMGWCFFYVLFGYVKRTRDKIIVLLMTICAGLFGFDFIHGYTGWSVEIAFPILIIALLLLLLNIAIYKRNRSWFRQSGYIIFSLLILIVGIDFVLKRYLHAEDIILQSSKDLLPSTLLGSVLLLISYRMPKKWMEKLKRKFHI; encoded by the coding sequence ATGGCTTACTGTCCTAAATGCGGGGTGAGTGTCGAGAAGGATCAGGTTCCTTGTCCGCTATGCTTTACCTATATACCAAAGGTCTTGAGCGATGAGGAATTGTTGGATACGAATGGCTTTCCGAAATATTACAGTTTGTATGAGAACCTGGTCAGTTTCTTTATCCGTATCATTTTCCGGGTTCTTTGTGTGTTGATGATATTGGGATTCCTGGTGCCTTCGTTGATAGACTTCCTATTGAATAAAGCCTTTACCTGGTCTTTATACAGCAATTTATCCATTTTGATGGGCTGGTGCTTCTTCTACGTTCTATTTGGCTATGTCAAAAGAACAAGAGATAAAATCATCGTTTTACTGATGACCATATGTGCTGGATTATTCGGATTTGACTTCATCCATGGATATACGGGCTGGTCTGTCGAGATAGCATTCCCGATATTGATCATAGCTTTGTTGCTGCTGTTGCTGAATATAGCAATTTATAAAAGAAATAGAAGCTGGTTCCGTCAAAGCGGATATATTATTTTTTCGCTTCTCATTCTGATCGTTGGAATCGATTTTGTCTTGAAAAGGTATTTGCATGCTGAAGATATCATCCTGCAATCTTCGAAAGACCTCCTTCCTTCTACTTTGCTGGGATCTGTTCTGCTGCTGATTTCCTATAGGATGCCGAAAAAATGGATGGAGAAATTAAAGCGTAAATTCCATATCTGA
- a CDS encoding response regulator transcription factor has product MIKVLFVDDHEMVRIGVSAYLSTQADIEVIGEADNGEEAVRLALELKPDIILMDLVMDRMDGIEATRQIVTAWPEAKVIVVTSFLDDDKVYPALEAGAASYLLKTSKATEIAKAIRSTYNGNAVFEPEVTNKVMARMRQPQAPALHETLTAREREVLLLIAKGRSNQEIASELFIALKTVKVHVSNILSKLEVQDRTQAAIYVHENGLLQ; this is encoded by the coding sequence ATGATCAAGGTTCTATTTGTAGACGATCATGAAATGGTGCGGATCGGTGTTTCGGCATATCTATCGACGCAAGCCGATATCGAGGTCATCGGAGAAGCGGACAATGGGGAGGAAGCGGTTCGACTGGCGCTGGAATTGAAACCGGATATCATCCTGATGGACCTTGTGATGGACCGGATGGATGGGATAGAAGCGACCAGACAGATCGTAACGGCCTGGCCCGAGGCTAAGGTGATTGTCGTCACGAGTTTTCTGGATGATGATAAAGTGTATCCGGCCTTGGAAGCGGGTGCAGCCAGTTATCTGCTGAAAACATCCAAAGCAACGGAAATAGCCAAGGCAATAAGATCTACATATAATGGAAATGCTGTTTTCGAACCGGAAGTGACCAATAAAGTGATGGCTCGCATGCGGCAGCCGCAGGCTCCTGCCTTGCATGAAACACTGACAGCAAGGGAGCGGGAGGTATTGCTTTTGATCGCCAAGGGAAGATCCAATCAAGAGATCGCCTCGGAGCTGTTCATCGCCCTGAAGACAGTAAAGGTGCATGTCAGCAATATATTGAGCAAGCTGGAGGTGCAGGATCGCACGCAAGCGGCCATCTATGTGCATGAAAATGGATTGCTCCAGTGA
- a CDS encoding sensor histidine kinase codes for MSNIVKRHVGFGMLYSLLLLAGLAALYLLDFPIDDWKSIWTMHESNMPFLIAAPLFVLFSGAILGLFSGLYWRRRWHQAARELESIREGQQPLKKRSFSLSELQHTWAELERLQAYMNEQAKLAQKLTNERVIDREEEVQRIVSEERNRLARELHDSVSQELFAASMLISALTESEEGETAMFTALKQLEAMVQQSQLEMRALLLHLRPAALKGKTLQEGMDMLLEDLRAKVPLSIEWELDTFPVEKGIEDQLFRIVQESVSNTLRHAKAESLSIKLLQRDSFIILLVADDGIGFEIGTEQPGAYGLQNMKERAAEIGAHLRVVSVPNQGTRLEVRVPMLDREEEWT; via the coding sequence ATGAGCAATATCGTCAAACGCCATGTCGGTTTTGGCATGCTGTACAGTCTGCTTTTGCTTGCGGGATTGGCGGCATTGTATCTGCTGGATTTTCCAATCGATGATTGGAAATCGATTTGGACCATGCATGAAAGTAATATGCCGTTTTTGATTGCAGCACCGCTTTTCGTCTTATTTTCAGGTGCGATTCTTGGATTGTTTTCCGGCCTGTATTGGCGGAGGCGCTGGCATCAGGCAGCCCGGGAACTGGAGAGCATCCGGGAGGGGCAGCAGCCTTTGAAGAAGCGCAGCTTCAGTTTATCCGAGCTGCAGCACACCTGGGCCGAGCTGGAACGTCTGCAGGCTTATATGAACGAACAGGCTAAGCTTGCACAGAAATTGACGAATGAGCGGGTGATCGACCGCGAAGAAGAGGTCCAGCGCATCGTCTCGGAAGAGCGAAATCGTTTGGCAAGGGAGCTGCATGACTCTGTCAGCCAGGAACTGTTCGCGGCCTCCATGCTGATTTCCGCCCTGACCGAATCCGAAGAAGGAGAGACAGCAATGTTCACTGCATTGAAGCAGCTTGAAGCAATGGTCCAGCAATCGCAGCTGGAGATGCGGGCGCTGCTTTTGCACCTTAGACCTGCAGCCCTGAAAGGGAAAACGCTGCAGGAAGGGATGGATATGCTCCTGGAAGATCTGCGGGCGAAGGTGCCGCTTTCGATTGAATGGGAGCTGGATACCTTCCCTGTGGAAAAAGGTATCGAGGATCAGCTATTCCGTATCGTGCAGGAATCTGTATCCAATACGCTGCGTCATGCAAAAGCGGAAAGTCTTTCAATCAAGCTTCTCCAGCGTGACAGCTTCATCATCCTGCTCGTTGCGGATGATGGTATCGGCTTCGAAATAGGCACCGAACAGCCGGGAGCTTACGGTTTACAAAATATGAAGGAAAGAGCAGCGGAAATCGGTGCCCATCTGCGGGTGGTAAGTGTGCCGAACCAAGGTACACGCTTGGAGGTGCGGGTTCCGATGCTTGATAGGGAGGAAGAATGGACATGA
- a CDS encoding alcohol acetyltransferase, producing METDWYKLDSAGKLYASTVTSRVSTVFRLSASMYKSINAAYLQEALEETLEEIPSFKVVVKRGVFWYYFEKTTAIPVVSEEHYYPCSNLFFRGRNTFPYRVLYYNKKISLELSHMLTDGTGGMEFLKLLVRNYLKREGISVPSPGKKLGDFNFDNAFIQHYEKSVPNWQEALDKAYKIPIRLDKRGVYHVTTGKLKVEVLKEVSRKHQTSVTTYLLALYTEILIGIQEQNSKKRKQPITMNVPVNLRNFFESSTLKNFFVSVPITIDPRLGTYSFEDIVEAISIELKRYLNGKQLKTLIARSVRGERHFLLRTLPLFVKDWISPLVHARFGENLYTSSISNLGVISLEKELEEYVQRFDFYPPPSIGNKIKAGVISYKDDMYITFGNLSNDRIVERMFFRKLVEEGIQIKIETNRSAY from the coding sequence ATGGAAACAGATTGGTATAAACTGGATAGCGCCGGCAAGCTATATGCTTCCACTGTTACATCCAGGGTTTCCACCGTCTTTCGTCTTTCGGCAAGTATGTATAAGTCGATAAACGCTGCATACCTTCAAGAAGCTCTGGAGGAAACACTGGAAGAGATTCCTTCTTTTAAAGTTGTCGTGAAAAGAGGCGTCTTTTGGTATTATTTCGAAAAAACAACGGCTATTCCCGTTGTTTCCGAAGAGCACTATTACCCTTGTTCCAATCTATTTTTCAGAGGACGCAACACATTTCCCTACAGGGTTCTTTACTATAATAAGAAAATCTCCTTAGAGCTTTCCCATATGCTGACTGACGGAACCGGCGGAATGGAGTTCTTAAAGCTTCTCGTGAGGAACTATCTGAAAAGGGAAGGAATCAGTGTCCCGTCCCCGGGAAAAAAGCTAGGGGACTTTAATTTTGATAATGCATTCATCCAGCATTATGAAAAATCGGTTCCAAACTGGCAGGAGGCGCTGGATAAAGCCTATAAGATTCCTATCAGATTGGACAAGAGGGGAGTGTATCATGTTACAACCGGTAAGCTGAAAGTAGAGGTCTTGAAAGAGGTATCCAGAAAACATCAAACCAGCGTCACAACCTATTTGCTGGCATTATATACTGAGATTTTGATCGGCATTCAAGAACAAAATTCAAAAAAGAGGAAACAGCCCATCACAATGAACGTCCCTGTCAATCTGCGTAACTTCTTTGAAAGCAGCACACTGAAAAATTTCTTTGTAAGTGTTCCGATCACAATCGATCCCCGTCTCGGTACCTATAGCTTCGAGGATATTGTGGAAGCGATCAGTATCGAGCTGAAACGATATTTAAATGGTAAACAATTAAAGACGCTGATTGCCCGAAGTGTCAGGGGAGAACGGCATTTCCTGCTTCGGACGCTCCCTTTGTTTGTAAAGGACTGGATTTCCCCGCTGGTCCACGCCAGGTTTGGCGAAAACCTGTATACAAGTTCCATTTCCAATCTCGGGGTGATATCCCTTGAAAAAGAATTGGAAGAATATGTGCAGCGGTTTGATTTCTACCCCCCGCCAAGCATCGGCAACAAAATAAAAGCCGGCGTAATCAGCTACAAGGATGATATGTATATTACATTCGGAAATTTGTCGAACGATAGGATAGTGGAAAGGATGTTCTTCAGGAAATTAGTCGAAGAGGGCATCCAAATAAAAATTGAAACAAACAGGAGTGCATATTGA
- the liaF gene encoding cell wall-active antibiotics response protein LiaF codes for MKPNDMIRWLLITAAVVFLAELLLSGTGVLIGIGMGILFIYLGKRQLSGRKGTILFWLGIVIVAMSLLQSFAFYLVLTAGIIYYFSKIHDTTDKPQTYQPSFDHASSEESVFEKKSLFQNSWFGAQSAGGNVYEWQDTNIQSFIGDTIIDLNYTVLPKEEAVLMVRKVLGNVRIIVPYDIEVDVHHSVVYGSIAIFEHREQNSWNKVIHMRTKGYQQSSQRIKIVTSVVAGKLEVVRV; via the coding sequence GTGAAGCCGAACGATATGATACGCTGGCTGCTCATCACGGCAGCAGTGGTTTTCCTGGCTGAATTATTGCTATCGGGGACAGGTGTGCTGATTGGCATCGGTATGGGTATACTGTTCATCTATCTCGGAAAACGGCAGTTATCCGGTCGTAAGGGGACGATTTTATTTTGGCTGGGCATAGTCATAGTGGCCATGAGTTTATTGCAATCATTCGCTTTTTATTTAGTTTTGACAGCTGGAATCATCTATTACTTTTCCAAAATCCACGATACGACGGATAAACCGCAAACCTATCAGCCATCTTTTGACCACGCATCATCGGAGGAGTCGGTCTTCGAAAAAAAATCATTGTTTCAAAATAGCTGGTTCGGTGCGCAGTCGGCAGGCGGCAATGTGTACGAATGGCAGGATACCAATATTCAGTCATTCATCGGCGATACGATCATCGATCTGAATTATACGGTACTGCCGAAAGAAGAAGCTGTGCTGATGGTGCGTAAAGTATTGGGGAATGTACGGATCATCGTTCCATATGATATAGAAGTGGATGTGCATCATTCCGTTGTTTATGGATCGATCGCCATCTTTGAGCATAGGGAACAGAACAGCTGGAATAAAGTGATTCATATGCGTACAAAAGGCTATCAGCAATCCTCCCAGCGCATCAAAATCGTCACAAGTGTTGTAGCTGGCAAGCTGGAGGTGGTGCGCGTATGA
- a CDS encoding PspA/IM30 family protein — translation MENIFTRIKQAVAADFHEILDKKEEKNPTVQLSQYIRQCEQQAKKIRELIEKQYQLKHDFTKEYHAAQAMADKRERQAKLAAEQGEAELAEQAQEERGQYQERADKIKAMMEKAASDLQELEKKYVQMKHKLKDLYVKKMEFAERENVAKAHRGMNEILKHKPEFEFASNKLNDLEGYIDRLERKVDADYRKMTLDAKLAELERKSS, via the coding sequence ATGGAAAACATTTTTACTCGAATCAAACAGGCGGTTGCAGCAGATTTTCACGAAATCTTGGATAAGAAGGAAGAAAAGAATCCAACGGTGCAGCTAAGCCAGTATATCCGTCAATGTGAGCAGCAGGCGAAGAAAATTCGCGAGTTGATCGAGAAGCAGTATCAGCTGAAGCATGATTTTACAAAAGAATATCATGCAGCACAGGCAATGGCGGATAAACGGGAGCGGCAGGCAAAGCTTGCGGCAGAGCAAGGGGAGGCTGAACTGGCCGAACAGGCACAAGAGGAGCGCGGACAATACCAAGAGCGTGCAGATAAGATCAAGGCAATGATGGAAAAAGCTGCTTCTGATCTGCAGGAGCTGGAGAAAAAATACGTCCAGATGAAGCATAAACTGAAGGATCTTTACGTGAAGAAAATGGAATTCGCGGAGCGGGAAAATGTCGCGAAAGCACACCGCGGGATGAATGAGATCCTCAAGCACAAGCCCGAGTTTGAATTCGCCTCCAACAAATTAAATGATCTGGAAGGATATATCGACCGGCTGGAGCGAAAGGTGGATGCGGATTATCGTAAGATGACACTGGATGCCAAACTGGCAGAGCTGGAAAGGAAATCTAGTTAA
- a CDS encoding cytochrome P450: MAMPKEEGLDHTLAFLKEGYEFILHRRKSFQSDVFETTLLGKKAICLGGKEGAELFYDTDKFIRAGAAPNRLVKTLFGEGGVQTLDGEQHRNRKEMFMSIMTRNQLQKLDQLIEREWDRASEKWDEADQIKLYEASHHILMKAACGWAGVPLDDEKKRTEQMRHLFEAPAALGASHWQGRVSRSGAEKWISELVQQVRSGDLHPIREGALYVFSWHRDADGELLPAEVAAVEVLNILRPIVAISIYIVFAALALHQFPEEKKRLERGDGSIHRFVQEVRRFYPFFPATLAKVKKDFEWNGYQFKEGTMTLLDLYGNNHDPHLWEQPDLFRPERFLDWDKSPFDFIPQGGGDFGMGHRCAGEWVTIQVMEVSVDFLVNKLRYMVPEQDLSYSHSSMPSMPKSQMILTDIRKVSS; this comes from the coding sequence ATGGCAATGCCGAAGGAAGAAGGTCTGGACCATACCCTGGCTTTCTTGAAGGAAGGGTATGAATTCATCCTGCATCGGAGGAAGAGCTTTCAGTCCGATGTATTCGAGACTACTTTGCTTGGAAAAAAGGCGATTTGTCTCGGCGGAAAAGAAGGAGCGGAGCTTTTCTATGATACAGATAAATTCATCCGAGCTGGTGCTGCTCCGAATCGCCTCGTCAAAACACTGTTCGGGGAAGGCGGCGTTCAGACACTGGATGGAGAGCAGCATAGAAATCGAAAAGAGATGTTCATGTCCATCATGACAAGAAACCAGCTTCAGAAATTGGATCAGCTTATCGAGAGGGAATGGGACCGGGCGAGTGAAAAATGGGATGAAGCAGACCAAATCAAATTATACGAAGCATCACACCATATACTGATGAAGGCAGCGTGTGGATGGGCAGGTGTACCGCTGGATGACGAAAAGAAAAGGACAGAACAAATGCGCCATTTATTCGAAGCGCCGGCTGCCCTTGGAGCTTCCCATTGGCAAGGGCGAGTCTCGCGTTCCGGTGCGGAAAAGTGGATCTCGGAGTTGGTGCAGCAAGTACGCAGCGGTGACTTGCACCCGATCCGGGAAGGCGCGCTCTATGTCTTTTCATGGCATCGGGATGCAGATGGCGAGCTTTTGCCTGCGGAGGTTGCGGCTGTTGAAGTGCTGAATATACTCCGGCCGATTGTCGCCATCAGTATTTACATTGTATTTGCCGCCCTTGCCCTGCATCAATTTCCGGAGGAAAAGAAACGCCTGGAACGAGGGGATGGCAGTATCCATCGTTTCGTACAAGAAGTCCGCCGTTTTTATCCCTTCTTCCCAGCGACGCTGGCCAAGGTGAAAAAGGATTTTGAATGGAATGGCTATCAGTTCAAAGAAGGCACGATGACATTACTGGATTTATACGGCAACAATCACGATCCGCATCTATGGGAACAGCCTGATTTATTCCGGCCGGAGCGATTTCTCGATTGGGATAAGAGCCCATTTGACTTCATCCCGCAAGGAGGCGGGGATTTCGGCATGGGACACCGCTGTGCCGGGGAGTGGGTGACGATCCAGGTAATGGAAGTGAGTGTGGATTTTCTTGTGAATAAGCTGAGGTATATGGTGCCGGAACAGGATTTGAGCTATAGCCATTCGTCCATGCCGAGCATGCCGAAGAGTCAGATGATACTGACAGATATTCGGAAAGTCAGCAGCTGA
- a CDS encoding flagellar basal body rod protein yields the protein MKKVLLIIGAVIAGAVLLANLGSLLVLAVSVAIGYYGLRRFIMTDSVGAKIGWGIVIGIGVCISLSNLPALIGLIALAALYYMYKAWKKEKEAEKFDYTL from the coding sequence ATGAAGAAGGTTTTATTGATCATTGGTGCTGTCATTGCTGGGGCGGTGCTGCTGGCGAACCTTGGGTCGCTGCTTGTGCTGGCTGTCAGTGTGGCAATTGGTTATTACGGTTTGAGGAGATTCATCATGACCGATAGTGTCGGTGCCAAGATTGGCTGGGGCATTGTCATTGGGATTGGTGTTTGCATCTCCCTTTCCAATCTGCCGGCGTTGATCGGTTTGATTGCCCTGGCGGCGCTGTACTATATGTACAAAGCTTGGAAAAAAGAAAAGGAAGCAGAGAAGTTCGATTATACTCTTTAA
- a CDS encoding YpmS family protein: MENRKNETRPPKQRDWKKYFKILAIANGVVLLLLLLLIFLPAFSPAPEPPKEAQFDSSDSSEFTISSTKANVNELINAYIDKELNDDSDNYSVVLGDDAVELRGGITAFGVRIPLQITLEPQVQENGDLLLVQRDISLGSLSLPNDKVLKYIDRYYKMPEWVTINPDKESIYVAVTQMELQNNFHVEVEQFDLPNDDLSFKLYIPNDTFGL, from the coding sequence ATGGAAAACAGAAAAAATGAAACACGGCCGCCGAAACAGCGGGACTGGAAAAAATACTTTAAAATATTGGCTATTGCAAACGGTGTTGTCCTGCTGCTTTTGCTTTTGCTTATCTTCCTTCCGGCATTCAGTCCGGCTCCGGAGCCGCCAAAGGAAGCCCAATTCGATAGCTCGGATTCTTCCGAGTTCACAATCAGCTCGACCAAAGCAAACGTCAATGAACTGATCAACGCATACATCGACAAGGAACTGAACGATGACTCCGATAATTATTCGGTTGTACTCGGGGATGATGCTGTGGAATTGAGAGGGGGAATCACTGCATTCGGCGTAAGGATTCCGCTGCAGATCACCCTTGAACCGCAAGTACAGGAAAATGGGGATCTATTGCTCGTACAGCGGGATATCTCCCTTGGAAGTCTATCCCTGCCGAATGATAAGGTCCTTAAATATATAGACAGATATTATAAGATGCCTGAATGGGTCACAATCAATCCAGATAAGGAATCCATCTATGTCGCTGTCACGCAGATGGAATTACAAAACAACTTCCATGTGGAAGTAGAGCAATTCGATTTGCCGAATGATGACTTGAGCTTCAAACTGTATATCCCGAACGATACATTCGGTTTATAA